The following coding sequences lie in one Cannabis sativa cultivar Pink pepper isolate KNU-18-1 chromosome 5, ASM2916894v1, whole genome shotgun sequence genomic window:
- the LOC115717080 gene encoding protein NUCLEAR FUSION DEFECTIVE 4, which translates to MAGQSRKWMILVATIWIQAFTGTNFDFSAYSSVLKSVLGISQVQLNYLAVASDMGKVFGWSSGLALMYLPLSVVLFISAFMGFIGYGLQWLVITQLITLPYFLVFLLCLMAGCSICWFNTVCFVLCIRNFPSNQPLAISLTVSFNGVSAALYTLAAKAINPSSSPLYLILNAIIPLITSFAALIPIVRQPSLDPLPPEAVRRDSVIFLLLNVLAVLTGVYLLLFGSTTTHDASSARLLFGGAIVLLIFPLCIPGIAYARDWFKRTIHSSFRLDGSGFILVDVDDLELHKELLTREASNHENGLLDPLLCSDNGLVRSKNSSLGQSEGCCETVIGKDQLAMLGQEHSAKDLVRRLDFWLYYVAYFCGGTIGLVFSNNLGQIAQSLGQSSNTTTLVTLYSSFSFFGRLLSAVPDYIRGKLYFARTGWLTIALLPTPVAFILLAMSGSEAALHTGTALVGLSSGFIFAAAVSITSELFGPNNVSVNHNILITNIPIGSLLYGFLAATVYDANASSGLRDVVSDSVVCMGRHCYYLTFVWWGCISILGLASSVMLFLRTKHAYDNFEHKRTTQLY; encoded by the exons ATGGCTGGTCAGTCTCGAAAATGGATGATTCTAGTGGCGACAATATGGATTCAGGCGTTCACAGGAACGAACTTCGATTTCTCGGCTTACTCTTCGGTGTTGAAATCGGTTCTGGGGATTTCTCAGGTGCAGCTGAATTATCTGGCTGTTGCTTCGGATATGGGGAAGGTATTTGGGTGGTCGTCTGGGTTGGCCTTGATGTATCTCCCCTTGTCTGTTGTTCTCTTTATCTCTGCTTTTATGGGTTTCATTGGGTATGGGCTTCAGTGGCTTGTCATTACGCAACTCATAACTCTTCCTTATTTCCTG GTGTTCCTTCTTTGTCTGATGGCCGGTTGTAGCATATGCTGGTTCAACACAGTGTGCTTCGTTCTATGCATTAGAAATTTTCCATCGAACCAACCTCTTGCAATATCGCTAACCGTAAGCTTCAATGGCGTGAGTGCGGCCTTGTACACTCTTGCTGCCAAAGCCATCAACCCTTCTTCAAGTCCTCTGTACCTCATTCTCAATGCCATCATCCCTCTTATCACCTCTTTTGCTGCTCTCATCCCAATCGTCCGCCAACCTTCCCTGGACCCTCTCCCGCCTGAAGCGGTCCGCCGTGACTCGGTCATTTTTCTCCTTTTGAATGTCTTAGCTGTTCTAACTGGCGTTTACCTCCTCCTCTTTGGTTCAACAACCACTCATGATGCTTCCTCTGCTCGTCTCCTCTTCGGTGGCGCAATTGTACTCCTCATCTTCCCTCTTTGTATCCCCGGTATTGCCTATGCTCGAGATTGGTTTAAAAGAACAATCCATTCGAGTTTCCGCCTTGATGGCTCTGGCTTCATTCTTGTTGATGTTGATGATCTTGAGCTTCATAAGGAACTCCTAACTCGTGAGGCTAGTAATCATGAAAATGGATTACTTGATCCATTATTGTGTAGTGATAATGGGTTAGTGAGGAGTAAAAATAGTAGTCTCGGACAAAGTGAAGGGTGTTGTGAGACAGTGATTGGGAAGGATCAGCTAGCAATGCTTGGTCAAGAGCACTCGGCTAAAGATCTTGTTAGAAGACTTGATTTTTGGTTATATTATGTTGCATATTTTTGTGGAGGTACAATCGGCCTTGTTTTCAGTAACAATTTAGGACAGATTGCGCAATCGCTCGGGCAGAGTTCCAACACCACTACACTTGTCACGCTTTACTCATCTTTCTCCTTCTTTGGTCGGCTCCTTTCGGCTGTACCAGATTATATTCGCgg GAAGTTATACTTTGCAAGAACAGGATGGCTGACCATTGCACTTCTGCCGACCCCAGTTGCCTTCATTTTACTGGCGATGTCAGGAAGTGAGGCGGCATTACACACAGGCACGGCGCTGGTGGGGTTAAGTTCAGGGTTCATATTTGCAGCAGCTGTGTCCATAACGTCGGAGCTGTTTGGGCCAAATAATGTGAGTGTGAACCACAACATTCTTATCACCAATATCCCAATTGGCTCACTGTTGTATGGTTTTCTTGCTGCAACGGTTTATGATGCCAATGCGAGCTCTGGTCTAAGAGACGTAGTGAGTGACTCGGTAGTGTGCATGGGGAGACACTGTTATTACTTGACTTTCGTTTGGTGGGGATGCATATCGATTTTGGGACTAGCTTCTAGTGTCATGTTATTCTTAAGAACAAAACATGCCTATGACAATTTTGAGCATAAACGTACCACACAATTGTACTAG